The following proteins are co-located in the Deinococcus metallilatus genome:
- a CDS encoding acylphosphatase, with the protein MRLTALVSGTVQGVGYRRYVQRHARDLGLSGSAENLLDGRVEVVAEGPQEGLDRLLHWLRRGPPHARVEDVQTQYSEATGLREFHVY; encoded by the coding sequence ATGCGCCTGACCGCTCTCGTCTCCGGTACCGTTCAGGGCGTCGGGTACCGCCGCTACGTGCAACGCCACGCCCGCGACCTCGGCTTATCCGGCAGTGCCGAGAACCTGCTCGACGGACGGGTGGAGGTCGTCGCTGAAGGTCCCCAGGAGGGCCTTGACCGCCTGCTGCACTGGCTGCGGCGCGGCCCGCCCCACGCCCGCGTCGAGGACGTGCAGACCCAGTACAGCGAGGCGACTGGGCTGCGGGAGTTTCACGTGTACTGA
- a CDS encoding FRG domain-containing protein translates to MNEIRVSSWPELHEVLYGESWNASLGRFRSPFVFRGQGQADAKLTTTLQRLSGETREVERHLLRNFRKYAYSSGMDRDLSWYWLAVGQHHGLPTRLLDWTTSPLVALHFATGDEDLYDRDGVIWMVNFTRTNEELPPPLKTLLAQEGADVFTVDMLTAFSREHQARGPGRRPTFDLGWLEDLEREAEHPFLLFLEPPSIDERIVQQAALFSLLSDPEEPLDDWLADHPQTYRQVILPAALKWEVRDKLDQSNITERTLFPGLGGLSQSLKRYYRVRREPPPPGDTPEGQKEAVERHT, encoded by the coding sequence ATGAACGAAATCCGGGTGTCGTCGTGGCCGGAACTGCATGAGGTGCTGTACGGGGAGTCCTGGAACGCCAGCCTGGGCCGCTTCCGGTCGCCCTTCGTGTTCCGGGGGCAGGGTCAGGCGGACGCCAAGCTCACAACCACGCTGCAACGGCTCTCGGGGGAAACGCGCGAGGTCGAGCGGCACCTGCTGCGCAACTTCCGCAAGTATGCCTACAGCAGCGGCATGGACCGCGACCTGTCGTGGTACTGGCTGGCGGTGGGCCAGCATCACGGCCTGCCGACCCGCCTGCTCGACTGGACCACCTCGCCCCTGGTCGCCCTGCACTTCGCCACCGGCGACGAGGACCTCTATGACCGGGACGGCGTCATCTGGATGGTCAACTTCACCCGGACCAACGAGGAACTGCCCCCCCCGCTGAAAACCCTGCTGGCCCAGGAAGGGGCGGACGTATTTACGGTGGACATGCTCACCGCCTTTTCCAGGGAGCATCAGGCGCGCGGGCCGGGCCGCCGCCCCACCTTCGACCTCGGCTGGCTGGAAGACCTGGAGCGGGAGGCCGAGCATCCCTTCCTGCTGTTTCTGGAACCGCCCTCCATCGACGAGCGCATCGTGCAGCAGGCCGCCCTCTTCTCGCTGCTCTCCGACCCGGAAGAACCCCTGGACGACTGGCTGGCCGATCATCCCCAGACCTATCGCCAGGTCATCCTGCCCGCCGCCCTCAAGTGGGAGGTCCGCGACAAGCTGGATCAATCCAACATCACCGAGCGCACCCTCTTTCCCGGGCTGGGCGGCCTCAGCCAGTCCCTCAAGCGTTACTACCGCGTGCGCCGCGAGCCGCCCCCACCCGGCGACACGCCGGAAGGGCAGAAGGAGGCAGTGGAGCGCCATACCTGA
- a CDS encoding shikimate 5-dehydrogenase, giving the protein MARTITKDTQLCMSLAGRPGNFGTRFHNFLYEELDLDFIYKAFTTDDLRAAIGGVRALGIRGCAVSMPFKEACIAWVDELDPSAAVIQSVNTVVNTAGWLRAYNTDYLAVASLLKVHQVPPDALFALRGSGGMAKAVAAALRDAGFRQGVILARNQAAGEALAHSCGFRWQAELGPLRPDVLINATPLGMAGGEEAQALAFPPEVVASADTVFDVVALPAETPLIRLAREQGQRVITGAEVIALQAAEQFVLYTGVRPSAEQVRRAAAFAATG; this is encoded by the coding sequence ATGGCGCGAACGATCACCAAGGACACCCAGCTCTGCATGTCCCTGGCGGGGCGACCGGGCAACTTCGGCACCCGCTTCCACAACTTCCTCTACGAGGAACTGGACCTCGACTTCATCTACAAGGCCTTTACCACGGATGACCTGCGGGCGGCCATCGGCGGTGTCCGGGCACTGGGCATCCGGGGTTGCGCCGTCTCGATGCCGTTCAAGGAAGCGTGCATCGCGTGGGTGGACGAGCTGGACCCCTCGGCCGCCGTGATCCAGTCCGTCAACACGGTGGTCAATACGGCGGGCTGGCTCCGGGCCTACAACACCGATTACCTGGCGGTAGCCAGCCTGCTGAAGGTCCATCAGGTGCCCCCGGATGCCCTGTTCGCCCTGCGCGGCAGTGGCGGCATGGCCAAGGCAGTCGCGGCGGCGTTGCGGGACGCGGGGTTCCGGCAGGGCGTCATCCTGGCCCGGAATCAGGCGGCCGGAGAGGCGCTGGCCCACTCCTGCGGTTTCCGCTGGCAGGCCGAGCTGGGACCGCTGCGCCCGGACGTGCTGATCAACGCGACGCCTCTCGGCATGGCGGGCGGCGAGGAGGCACAGGCCCTCGCCTTCCCGCCCGAGGTGGTGGCGAGCGCGGACACGGTGTTCGACGTGGTGGCGCTCCCGGCTGAGACGCCGCTGATCCGCCTCGCGCGGGAGCAGGGCCAACGGGTCATCACCGGAGCGGAGGTGATCGCCCTTCAGGCCGCCGAGCAGTTCGTGCTCTATACCGGCGTGCGCCCCAGTGCCGAACAGGTGCGCCGCGCCGCCGCTTTCGCCGCCACCGGGTAA